One Plectropomus leopardus isolate mb unplaced genomic scaffold, YSFRI_Pleo_2.0 unplaced_scaffold28509, whole genome shotgun sequence genomic window carries:
- the LOC121938113 gene encoding galectin-2-like: MSMQLELENVHLRAGDQLKIKGIILHDADRFQVDLGCGADDLALHFNPRFQDDADGSVLVCNSKISGRWGDEKRETHNPLQRGEDVKIVFKLAGDMFEVELPDGQEIQFPNRENMDFISYIKIAGDFKLTSFKIC, from the exons ATGAGCATG CAACTTGAACTGGAGAATGTGCATCTGAGAGCTGGAGATCAGCTGAAAATTAAAGGGATAATTCTACATGATGCTGATAG GTTCCAGGTCGACCTCGGCTGTGGTGCAGACGACCTGGCACTGCACTTTAACCCTCGCTTCCAGGATGATGCTGATGGATCTGTTCTAGTTTGCAACTCAAAGATTTCTGGTCGTTGGGGGGATGAGAAACGGGAAACACACAACCCCCTTCAGAGGGGCGAAGATGTCAAG ATTGTGTTTAAGCTGGCTGGCGACATGTTTGAGGTGGAGCTTCCTGATGGACAGGAAATCCAGTTTCCTAACCGGGAGAACATGGACTTCATCAGCTACATCAAAATCGCAGGCGACTTTAAACTGACCTCATTCAAGATCTGCTAA